A DNA window from Paralichthys olivaceus isolate ysfri-2021 chromosome 11, ASM2471397v2, whole genome shotgun sequence contains the following coding sequences:
- the xaf1 gene encoding XIAP-associated factor 1 codes for MDNTEGTRTCGLCHKNVAEANFALHETHCRRFLCLCPDCGETVPKEQLEQHREEEHTETRCSECFQKMERCRLKDHKADECVERLQACKFCDLELPWKKLAEHCLACGSRTELCRDCNRFVKLSDQPEHASTCSSADNNTSPASTPTNQKKVTVSCSICMLLFPAEDLEEHELECASASGCDDSGEEETEDEEEEEEEEELPGQVTIPQLNSIYRAASLSPTPPNGPLGDGGDQDQISICPHCSLALPLVTLRRHQTKCQIYAHLK; via the exons ATGGACAACACGGAGGGAACACGCACCTGCGGCCTGTG CCACAAAAACGTCGCGGAGGCCAACTTCGCTCTGCACGAGACGCACTGCAGACGCTTCTTATGTCTGTGTCCTGACTGTGGTGAGACAGTTCCCAAAGAGCAACTggagcagcacagagaggaggagcacactgag acgAGATGCTCCGAGTGTTTCCAGAAGATGGAGCGTTGTCGTCTCAAGGATCACAAG GCTGATGAGTGTGTTGAGCGCCTGCAGGCCTGTAAGTTCTGTGACCTGGAGCTGCCCTGGAAGAAGCTGGCGGAACATTGTCTGGCGTGTGGGAGTCGCACCGAGCTCTGCAGGGACTGCAACCGCTTCGTGAAACTGAGTGACCAGCCGGAGCACGCCTCCACCTGCTCTTCTGCTGACAATAATACAAGTCCTGCCAGCACTCCAACAAATCAGA AAAAGGTAACAGTTAGCTGTAGCATATGCATGCTATTATTTCCTGCTGAGGACCTAGAGGAACATGAg CTAGAGTGTGCCTCCGCATCCGGTTGTGACGACTCTGGAGAGGAAGAGacggaggatgaggaggaggaggaggaggaggaggagttacCTGGGCAGGTGACCATTCCTCAGCTAAACAGCATCTATAGGGCAGCCTCCCTGTCACCCACCCCCCCCAATGGTCCATTAGGTGACGGAGGAGATCAAGACCAGATCAGCATCTGTCCCCACTGTTCTCTGGCCCTGCCTCTCGTCACACTGCGCAGGCATCAG ACCAAGTGCCAAATCTACGCTCACCTGAAATAA